The Megachile rotundata isolate GNS110a chromosome 8, iyMegRotu1, whole genome shotgun sequence genome has a segment encoding these proteins:
- the LOC100883626 gene encoding alpha-ketoglutarate-dependent dioxygenase alkB homolog 4 produces METVRPCGCKGIRSCLICEAEYNIVKPDFKSCLEKCSSYVYCPLCDKSWPGWDADLYKTHPNHQGKAIEYPGVYIQLDFLNSCEITSLVKELDNIPWETSQSGRRKQNFGPKCNFKKRKLRLGSFNGFPKPTKFVQEKLSKVPILADFQTIEQCTLEYDPLRGASIDPHIDDCWIWGERIVTVNVMGNSVLTMTPYHGLDTKYNLKSITEYSTTCKDLKFDVESEDDNNDDIVVRLPMPEGSLMVLYGLARYSWEHCVLREDITSRRICLAYREFTPPYLNDTLKNEEVREILKRALIFQ; encoded by the exons ATGGAAACAGTTCGTCCATGTGGTTGTAAAGGCATAAGGTCTTGTCTTATTTGCGAAGCCGAATATAATATTGTGAAACCTGATTTTAAATCTTGTTTAGAG AAATGCTCCAGTTATGTGTACTGCCCTCTTTGTGATAAATCGTGGCCTGGGTGGGATGCTGATTTATATAAAACTCATCCAAATCATCAGGGGAAAGCCATAGAATATCCTGGTGTATATATACAG TTAGATTTCCTGAATTCTTGTGAGATTACTTCATTGGTAAAAGAACTTGACAATATTCCTTGGGAAACTTCTCAAAGTGGAAGAAGGAAACAG aactttggtcCAAAATGTAATTTCAAAAAAAGAAAGCTTCGTTTGGGTTCCTTTAATGGATTTCCAAAGCCTACAAAGTTTGTACAAGAAAAATTGTCTAAGGTGCCCATACTTGCTGATTTTCAAACAATAGAACAATGTACTCTAGAATATGACCCTTTACGAGGAGCTTCAATAGATCCACATATTGATGATTGCTGGATTTGGGGTGAAAGAATAGTTACAGTTAATGTTATGGGAAACTCAGTTTTAACAATGACTCCCTATCATGGTTTGGATACAAAGTACAATTTAAAAAGCATTACAGAATATTCTACAACATGcaaggatttgaaatttgatgtaGAAAGTGAAGACGATAATAATGATGATATAGTGGTGAGACTCCCAATGCCAGAGGGATCTCTTATGGTTCTTTATGGTTTGGCAAG GTACTCATGGGAACATTGTGTTTTGAGAGAAGATATAACATCTAGACGAATTTGTTTGGCTTACCGTGAATTTACACCGCCCTATTTAAAtgatacattaaaaaatgaagaagttaGGGAGATTTTAAAACGAGCTTTAATCTTTCAGTGA
- the LOC100883512 gene encoding CD63 antigen-like, with protein MAATHLDVGLRCIKYLLCAVNSLFVLTGIMIISVGTTIYAVYEDFSHFLDPSYISPATLLIIVGSIVFVIAFLGCCGAIRESTCMVLVFAVSLSLVLILELSAAIAAYALQDGIRNLLAQKINGTMHQYGKNEEATDAIDFLQSRLYCCGYNGYEDWADIMNANKIDLPRSCRPWADINENSTHTPDSDDISWTPYGTGCIHNLSVIIHRSALYISTGAVAIALIQLTGIMFACMLGRAIRRQKTERERRKWELRESLVNGYQPLGKADPFTTFPVVYMSSSEPSKNP; from the exons ATGGCTGCCACGCATCTGGATGTTGGTCTACGATGCATCAAATACCTGCTTTGCGCGGTTAACTCGCTTTTTGTG TTGACAGGGATAATGATAATATCCGTTGGTACAACAATTTATGCAGTTTATGAAGATTTCTCACATTTTCTGGACCCCAGTTACATTTCTCCAGCAACGCTATTAATCATTGTTGGAAGTATTGTTTTTGTGATAGCCTTTCTAGGTTGTTGTGGAGCTATTAGAGAAAGTACTTGTATGGTTCTTGTG TTTGCAGTATCACTATCACTTGTTCTTATATTGGAATTATCTGCTGCAATTGCAGCTTATGCTCTTCAAGATGGAATAAGGAATCTTCTCGCTCAAAAAATAAATGGTACTATGCATCAATATGGGAAAAATGAAGAAGCTACAGATGCTATTGATTTTCTGCAATCAAGG ctTTATTGTTGCGGATATAATGGATATGAAGACTGGGCAGATATTATGAATGCAAATAAAATAGATCTTCCAAGATCTTGTCGACCATGGGCAGATATTAATGAGAACAGTACACATACTCCTGATAGTGATGACATTTCTTGGACTCCTTATGGAACTGGATGTATCCACAACCTATCAGTTATTATTCACAGGAGTGCATTGTATATCAGTACAGGAGCTGTGGCCATTGCTCTTATTCAG TTGACTGGAATAATGTTTGCTTGCATGTTAGGCCGAGCAATTAGAAGACAAAAGACAGAAAGGGAAAGACGTAAATGGGAATTGAGAGAAAGTTTAGTCAATGGTTATCAACCATTAGGAAAAGCAGATCCGTTCACAACATTTCCGGTTGTTTATATGTCCTCCTCTGAACCTTCAAAGAACCCTTAG